From the genome of Bradyrhizobium elkanii USDA 76, one region includes:
- the istB gene encoding IS21-like element helper ATPase IstB: MNTANTVDTARLNLLLNELRLPAIKVLWPQFAEQSDKEGWPAARFLATIAEHEIAERGRRRIERHLVDARLPAGKTFDNFDFEAVPMISKAQVTALAAGDGWLGKGANLLLFGPPGGGKSHLASALGLALIENGWRVLFTRTTDLVQKLQVARRELNLEAAINRLDRFDLLILDDLAYVTKDQAETSVLFELISARYERRSMLITANQPFGEWNRVFPDPAMTLAAIDRLVHHATIVEMNVESYRRRTALERKRGPGRPPSHATPKTVSD; this comes from the coding sequence ATGAACACGGCCAACACCGTCGACACCGCGCGCCTCAATCTGTTGCTCAACGAGCTGCGGCTGCCCGCCATCAAGGTGCTGTGGCCGCAATTTGCTGAGCAGTCCGACAAGGAAGGCTGGCCGGCGGCCCGCTTCCTCGCCACCATTGCCGAGCACGAGATCGCCGAACGCGGCCGCCGTCGCATCGAGCGGCACCTCGTCGACGCACGGCTGCCAGCCGGAAAGACCTTCGACAACTTCGACTTCGAGGCCGTGCCGATGATCTCCAAGGCGCAGGTCACCGCGCTCGCCGCCGGCGACGGCTGGCTGGGCAAGGGCGCCAATTTGCTGCTGTTTGGCCCGCCCGGTGGCGGAAAGAGCCATCTCGCAAGTGCTCTCGGCCTCGCTCTGATCGAGAACGGATGGCGCGTTCTCTTCACCAGAACCACCGATCTCGTGCAAAAGCTCCAGGTGGCGCGGCGCGAGCTCAACCTCGAGGCCGCCATCAACCGCCTTGATCGCTTCGATCTCCTGATCCTCGATGACCTGGCCTACGTCACCAAGGACCAGGCCGAGACCAGCGTGCTGTTCGAACTCATCAGCGCACGCTACGAGCGACGCTCGATGCTGATCACAGCCAATCAGCCATTCGGCGAATGGAACAGGGTCTTCCCGGACCCCGCTATGACCCTCGCCGCCATCGATCGGCTTGTCCACCACGCTACCATCGTCGAGATGAACGTCGAAAGCTATCGCAGGCGGACCGCGCTCGAACGAAAACGCGGACCTGGACGCCCGCCGTCACACGCGACACCCAAAACCGTCTCTGATTGA